One region of Chanodichthys erythropterus isolate Z2021 chromosome 17, ASM2448905v1, whole genome shotgun sequence genomic DNA includes:
- the LOC137005230 gene encoding uncharacterized protein, with translation MPNIPNNLTAPPPFPPSSPPPAPPLSSPPTAPPSPPSPAPPLPPASPSSSPPPASPPSSPLPAPPSPPPPPPTSPAPPPAPPSPPTAPPSPPPTSPPSPAPPPPPASPSSSPPPASPPPPPAPPSTSPPPAPPPSSPPASPPLPPAPPPAPPPPSFTENNMTNILIYRWMDG, from the coding sequence ATGCCTAATATTCCCAACAACCTCACTGCCCCTCCTCCTTTTCCTCCTTCttctcctccccctgctcctcCTCTTtcttctcctcccactgctcctccttctcctccttctCCTGCTCCTCCTCTTCCACCTGCTTCTCCTTCCTCTTCTCCTCCCCCTGCTTCTCCTCCTTCTTCTCCTCTCCCcgctcctccttctcctcctcctcctcctcctacTTCTCCTGCTCCTCCCCCcgctcctccttctcctcccactgctcctccttctcctcctcctacTTCTCCTCCTTCTCctgctcctcctcctccacctgCTTCTCCTTCCTCTTCTCCTCCCCCtgcttctcctcctcctccccctgctcctcCTTCTACttctcctccccctgctcctcCTCCTTCTTCTCCCCCTgcttctcctcctcttccccctgctcctccccctgctcctcctcctccttcatTCACTGAAAATAACATGACAAACATATTAAtttatagatggatggatggataa